The sequence GATCGCGATCGTCATGATCGCGCATTTCGTGCTGATCTCGGCCTTCACCTTCGGCAATGTCTCGGCCGGCTTGGCGCGGCTGTCGCCCGACTTTGAACAGGTCGCATCAAGCCTCGGCGCGCGGCCCGCCTATCGGCTCTGGCATGTCACGCTGCCGCTGCTCGCGCCCTATCTGGTCGCCGCTTTCGGCCTGAGCTTCGCGCTGTCGATGGGGAACTCGGCGCCACCGTCATGGTCTATCCGCCGGGCTGGGTGACGCTGCCGGTGTCGATCTTCAGCCTCACCGATCGTGGCGACATCTTTGCCGGAGCAGCGCTCACCATGATCCTGGTGGCGGCGACGCTAGTCCTGCTGCTCGGCTTGGAGCGCATTACGAAGCGCGCCACCGGCGCATAGCGCGGACTTCGTTAGGCCGGCTTGCGTTCGACGATGTAGATGTGGTCGGCCGCCAGCACGACCTCGCCGCGCTGGTTGATCACTTTGCAGCGTTCGATCACCCGCCCGGAAGCCGGCCGTTTTGGATCGTCTTCCTTGGCCGTGATCGTGGTGCGCGTGCGGATCGTGTCGCCGATGAACACCGGCTTGATGAAGCGCAGCCGGTCATAGCCATAGGAAAAGGCGACCGGGTTGACGATGCTTGCCGTCAGCCCGATGCCGACGGAAAACACCAGCGTGCCATGCGCGATGCGCTGGCCGAACGGCGTCGTCTTCATGTACTCGGCGTCCATATGATGCGGGAAGAAGTCGCCGGTGTGGCCGGCATGGACGATGAAGTCGGTCTCGGTGATGGTGCGGCCGCTGGTCAGCCGCGAAGAGCCGATCTCGTAGTCCTCGAAATAAGTGATCTGTTCCATCAGGGTCTTTCTGCGATAGGCGTCGCCGGCGCCGCGCTCGATTTATAGGCGGCTTCCACCAGCGCCATCGTGTTCCAGGCGTCCTCGACCGAGCTGACCAGTTCGTCGTCTTCGCCCGCGGCGAACCGCTGCACATTGGCCATGCGCCCTACGAAGGCGTCGGGGAACCATTCGCCGGCGAGCGGCACACTGACCCAGTCCGCCCCGCCCTTCGGATAGATCTCCAGTATGTCCGGTTCGCCCCGGGGATAGTCGAGGTTGAGGCCGAGCTTGAGATAGGCCGCACCCTCTGTGCCGGAAATACGGAACTCGCAGGCCTGGTGCCGGCGGCCGAATTTGTGGTCGTGGTTGATCGACAGCGCGCAGCGCACCGTGTCGCCATAATCGAGAATGGCGCTGGTGCGCGTCTGCGCCACCTTGTGGTTGGGATGGCCGAGCGTCTTGGCGTGCAAGCCCTTGGGGTCGCCGAGCAATTGCCTGATGAGGTCGAGATAGTGGATCGAATGCATGGCGATCTCGACGCGCGGCGCCTTGAGCAGGAACTCCCACAATTCCCACGGCGTCGCCAGCGCCAGCCAGGCGTCGAAGTCGACGACCTCGCCGAGCCAGCCCTTGGCGATGGCATCCTTGAGCGCCAGCATCATCGGTGCGAAGCGCAGCTGGAAGTTCACGGCCGCCTTAAGCTTCTTGGTGCGGCATATTTCGAGGATTTCGGTTGCTTCGCCGAGATAGTTGCCCATCGGCTTCTGGATCAATACGACCGCACCGTCCGGCAGAGCTTTCAGGATCTTGGCGTGCCGTCCCGGTGGCGTCGCCAGATCGAAGATCGCGTCCTTGGTGGCTGCGGCTTCGTCGACCGAACGGAACGCCGTCACGCCCCATTTTGCGGCCAGGGTGTTCGCCTTGGTCTGGTCCGGATCGTAGAGGCCGGCAATCGGAAAGCCCGCTTTGCGATAGGCCGGAAAATGCGCGTCGCCGACAATCGATCCGGCGCCGAAAGTCACGATAGGGCGAGGCGTCGAGGGTTTGGGCCAGGACTGGACGAGCGAGGCAGAGTCGAAGCCGCCTTCAGTCATGGTGGAAGACCTCGTCCATGCTCGCCCACCATTCGCCCTCCTTGCGGGTCGCCAGCGGCTCCTGGCACGGCATGCAGACGGCCCACCATTCCTGCGTCCTCGGGTCGGCCGCCATCTTGGCCATGTCGGCGGCGTAGTCGGTGCCGTGATATTCGAAAGTGGAAAACAGCAGGTTCTCCGGCCGCTTCAGATAGATCGAATAATTCTTGATGTTGCAGGTCGAGATCATGGTCAGCACGTCGGGCCAGACAGCGGCGTGGAGGCGGACATACTCCTCGACCTTTTCCGGCTTCAGCCCCAGCACCATTCCCATCCGCTGCATATCAATTCCCCTGGTTCGTGATCGCCGTGGTGAATTCGGCGATGCTCATGGCCTTGACCGCATCCCAGTCCCAGTCGATGCCGATGCCGGGCTCGTCGGGGGGCCAGTGCGTGGCCATCCTCGATGCGCATATGCTTGCCGGTCAACGCATCGAGTTGCGGAATGTACTCGACATAGCGGCCGTTCTGAACAGCGCAGGTCAGGCTGACATGCAGCTCCATCAGGAAATGCGGGCAGACCGGAATGTCGAAGGCTTCCGCCGCATGCGCGATCTTGAGCCACGGCGTGATGCCGCCGATGCGGCCGACATCGACCTGGACGATCGAACAGGCGCCTTTCTGCATGTATTCGCGGAAATGGCGGATGGAATAGAGCGACTCGCCGATGGCGATCGGCGTTGGCGTCGAATTCGACAGCCTGATATGGCCGTCGATATCGTCCGCCGGCAGCGGCTCCTCGATCCAGGCGAGATCAAGTTCGCGCAATCTCGCCGCGCGCCGGATCGCCTCGTCGACGGAAAAACCCTGATTGGCGTCGGTCATGATCTCATAGCCGTCGCCGACCGCCTTGCGCACCGCCGCCAGGCGCGCCAGATCCTCCGACCCGTGCGGCTTGCCGATCTTCACCTTCGAGCCGCGAAAGCCCTTGGCCTTGGCGGCCAGCGCATCATCGACCAGCGCTGCCGTCTCGATGTGCAGCCAACCGCCCTCGGTGGTGTAGAGCGGGCAGCGGTCCTTGGCCCCGCCGGCCAGTTTCCACAGCGGCAGCTTCTGTTTCCTTGCCCTCAGATCCCAAAGTGCCGTGTCTATCGCCGCGATGGCAATGGCGGTGATGGCGCCGATCGTGGTGGCGTGCGTTGCGAATTCGAGATCGTGCCAGATCGCCTCGATCATGTCAGGGTCGCGGCCGATCAGGCGCGGCACCAGGTGGTCGGACAAGAGCCGCATCACCGATGAGCCGCCAGTGCCGATCGTGTAGCTGTAGCCGGTGCCGACCGCGCCGTCGGAATCGGTGATGGTGACGATCGGTGTTTCCTGGCTGACGAAACTCTGAATGGCGTCGGTGCGCTTGACCTTGGGCACAAGGTCCACCATCCGCAGTTCGATTTTCTCGATTCTAGCCATCGGTCAGCTCCGCAATGTCTTTCCGGTCTCGGTGGCAAACAGATGCGCCTGCGACAGGTCGAGGCTCATCGTCACCCGCTCGCCGGACTTGAGCGGCCTCGGATTCAGCATGCGCGACACCCAGTCCGTGCCGTTGAACTCGACGAACACCAGCGTCTCGTTGCCGAGCGGCTCGGTGACCGTGATCGGTAGCTCGATCTGGTGGACGTCGGCAGCACCGCCGGAGCTGATGCCATGCCCGGTCGGATAGATGTCGTCAGGCCGCAGCCCGAACACCACTCTGTCGCCGGTCGCGACATTGGCCTTGAACTGGGCGGGCAGGGGCAGTTTCTCGCCGCTGGCAAAAACAAGCTGGCCGTCATCGACCGTCGCCTCGTGCAAATTCATCGGCGGCGAGCCGATGAAGCCGGCGACGAAGCGTGTCGCCGGCCGGCGGAACACCTCGTCGGGCGTGCCGACCTGTTCGATATGGCCGTCGCGCATGATGACGATGCGGTCGGCCAGCGTCATCGCCTCGACCTGGTCATGGGTGACATAGATCACCGTCGACTGCACCTTGGCATGTAGCTTCTTGATCTCGGTGCGCATTTGAGTCCTGAGCTTGGCATCGAGATTGGAAAGCGGCTCATCGAACAGGAACACGTCGGGGTCACGAACGATGGCGCGGCCCATGGCGACGCGCTGACGCTGGCCGCCGGAGAGTTGCGACGGGCGCCGGTCGAGCAGCGCGTCGAGGCCGAGGATGGCCGAGGCTTCGGCAACGCGGCGGTCCATATCTTCCTTGGCGGCGCCGGCGATCTTCAAGGAGAAGCCGAGATTTTCGCGCACCGTCATATGTGGATAGAGTGCGTAGGACTGGAACACCATCGAGATGTTGCGCGAGCGCGGCGGCAGATCGTTGACGACACGTCCGCCGATCTCGATCGAGCCGGCGCTGATTTCCTCCAGCCCGGCGATCATGCGCAAGGTCGTCGATTTGCCGCAACCGGAGGGGCCGACCAGCGCGATGAATTCGCGATCGGTGATATCGAGATCGATGCCGTGCACGATCCCGATATTGCCGTAGCGCTTGGTCAGCTTTTTGAGGGAAACCGTTGCCATGGGGTCAGCCTTTCACCGCGCCGGAGGTCAGGCCGCCGACAAGGTGTTTCTGGACGATGTAGGTGAGGGTGAGCGCCGGAATGATCATCACCACGGCAAGCGCGCACATGCCGCGCCAGTCGATGGTGAATTCGGCCGTATAGTCGAGCAGGCCGACCGGCAGCGTCTTGGCGCTCACCGAACGGGTCAGTTGCGAAGCCAGCGCGAACTCGTTCCAGCAGGTCAGGAAGGCAAAGATGGCGGCCGACGCGATGCCCGGCCCGGCGAGCGGGAACTCGACCTGCCAGAAAGCTTGCCAGCGCGTGCAGCCGTCGATCTGGGCGGCCTCCGCGAGGTCTTTCGGCACCTGGCGGAAGAAGCCGTCGATCAGCCAGATGGTGAACGGCACGTTGAGCGCGACATAGGCGAGAATCAGCCCGAAATGCGTGTCGATGATGCCGAGCCGCACATAGAGGAAGAACAGCGGCAGCGACAGCGCGATGCCCGGCACCGTGCGCGTCAGCATCAGGCCGAGGAAGACGCTGGACTTGCCGCGGAAACGATAGCGCGCGAAGGCGTAGCCGCCGGCCATGCCGATGGCGACTGCAATGATCGTCGATGTCACCGAGATGATCAGCGAGTTGCGGAAATATTCGATGACCGGGATGCCGCCTTTGCCGATGCCGCTGAACATCGAAACATAGGCGTCGAACGAAATCTCTTGCGGGATCCACACTGGTGGCTTGGCCATGATCTCGACGGTCGGCCGCAGCGACGAGATGACGATCCAGAGGCCCGGCAGGCAGATGGTCAGCATCGCCAGGAACAGGCCGATGCGGTAGACGATGCCAAGCAGCCGGCGCTTCAGGCGGGCGGAAGAATTCTCGTCCATCACCACTCCGCACCGATCTGCGTGCGCGCCGCGGCGAGCTTGTTGAAGAAATAGACGGTGAAGGCGATCGACAGCAGGATCGAGAAATAGGCCATGGCGTTGGCCATGCCCATGCGGCCGTCGCTATAGGCGGTGCGTGCCACCAGCGTCCACAACAGTTCGGTGCGGCCCGCCGGTCCGCCATCGGTCATGATCTTGACGATGTCATAGGCGCGCGCGACGTCGAGCGAACGGATGGTCATGGCGATGTAGGCGAAGGGCATGACGAAGGGCCACGTCACATAGCGGAACGTCTGCCACGGCGTGCAGCCGTCGACCCGCGCCGCCTCGATCGGCTCCTTGGGCATGGCGAGCAGGCCGGCGAGGATCAGGATGGCGAAGATCGCCGTCGACGACCAGATCTCTGCGATCGAAATGGCGATGAAGGCGAGATGGCCCTCGATCAGCCACGGAATAGCGTCCTGCGTGATGCCGAGCGACTGCAGGGCATTGTTCACCAGGCCGATATTGTCGTTGAACATGAACTTGAACTGGAAGCCGACGAGGATCGGCGAGAACATCATCGGAAACATCATCAGCGTGCGCAGGATGCGCTGACCACGCGTCGCCTTCTCCACCAGCATGGCAAGGCCGAGACCCAGCAGCATTTCGAGATTGAGCGCGATGGTCAGCAGCAGCACCGTGCGGCCGAAAGCCCACCAGAAATCGGCGTTGGCCAGGATCGAAAGATAGTTCCGGAAGCCGACGAAGACGAAGAAGGTTTCGGGCTTGGTCAGGCGGAAGGGTGTGAAGCTGGAATAGAGCGACAAAAGCAGCGGCACGACGACGACCGCCGCCAGCACGATGATGGCTGGAAGCAGCAGCAGGAATGGCGCGGATGGCTTGAAGCCCTTCATCAGAATTCCTGAAATGTTGCATTGGACTGGCGGCGAGGCGGACGCGACGAAAGGGCCATGTATCGCCGAGCCTCCGGCAAGACGCGATCGCCTCCCCCATTCCTGATGGGGGAGGCAGCCTTGGGAGACGGTTCTAGAGCTTGCCGGCGTCCTGCAGGATCTGCGTCGCCTTGGCGGCTGCTTCATCCAGTGCCTGCTTGGAGGTCTTGTCGCCAAGGATCGCCGCCTGCAGTTCGGGATAGACGGCGTTCGAGATCTCGATCCATTCAGGCGTCTGCGGCACGGCGAAGGCGTGCTTGGCTTCTTCCTGGAAGGCGGACAGAACCTCCTTCTTGTAAGGATCGTTCTCGGCCTGCTTCAGGTCCCAATCCCAGACAGCGGTGCGGGTCGGCAACGGGCCTGCTGCCGCCTCGAGCTTCTGGCTGTCCTCGTTGGTCAACCACCACACCAGCGAAGCCGCGGCCTCCTTGTGTGGGCAGTTTTCCGTGACCGAGAAGCCGTGGAAACCGGACCAGCCGGTGCGCTTGCCGGAAGAGCCCTTCGGCGCGACTTTCACGCCGACATTGCCGGCGACCTTCGACGACTTCGGATCGTTGAAGAACCCGGCCCAGCCCGGCCAGTCGAGGTTGATGGCGACGGTGCCCGAGGCAAAGCCCTGGCCGAGATCGTCCCAGA is a genomic window of Mesorhizobium huakuii containing:
- a CDS encoding carbohydrate ABC transporter permease: MKGFKPSAPFLLLLPAIIVLAAVVVVPLLLSLYSSFTPFRLTKPETFFVFVGFRNYLSILANADFWWAFGRTVLLLTIALNLEMLLGLGLAMLVEKATRGQRILRTLMMFPMMFSPILVGFQFKFMFNDNIGLVNNALQSLGITQDAIPWLIEGHLAFIAISIAEIWSSTAIFAILILAGLLAMPKEPIEAARVDGCTPWQTFRYVTWPFVMPFAYIAMTIRSLDVARAYDIVKIMTDGGPAGRTELLWTLVARTAYSDGRMGMANAMAYFSILLSIAFTVYFFNKLAAARTQIGAEW
- a CDS encoding ABC transporter ATP-binding protein — its product is MATVSLKKLTKRYGNIGIVHGIDLDITDREFIALVGPSGCGKSTTLRMIAGLEEISAGSIEIGGRVVNDLPPRSRNISMVFQSYALYPHMTVRENLGFSLKIAGAAKEDMDRRVAEASAILGLDALLDRRPSQLSGGQRQRVAMGRAIVRDPDVFLFDEPLSNLDAKLRTQMRTEIKKLHAKVQSTVIYVTHDQVEAMTLADRIVIMRDGHIEQVGTPDEVFRRPATRFVAGFIGSPPMNLHEATVDDGQLVFASGEKLPLPAQFKANVATGDRVVFGLRPDDIYPTGHGISSGGAADVHQIELPITVTEPLGNETLVFVEFNGTDWVSRMLNPRPLKSGERVTMSLDLSQAHLFATETGKTLRS
- a CDS encoding L-rhamnose mutarotase, translating into MQRMGMVLGLKPEKVEEYVRLHAAVWPDVLTMISTCNIKNYSIYLKRPENLLFSTFEYHGTDYAADMAKMAADPRTQEWWAVCMPCQEPLATRKEGEWWASMDEVFHHD
- a CDS encoding carbohydrate ABC transporter permease codes for the protein MDENSSARLKRRLLGIVYRIGLFLAMLTICLPGLWIVISSLRPTVEIMAKPPVWIPQEISFDAYVSMFSGIGKGGIPVIEYFRNSLIISVTSTIIAVAIGMAGGYAFARYRFRGKSSVFLGLMLTRTVPGIALSLPLFFLYVRLGIIDTHFGLILAYVALNVPFTIWLIDGFFRQVPKDLAEAAQIDGCTRWQAFWQVEFPLAGPGIASAAIFAFLTCWNEFALASQLTRSVSAKTLPVGLLDYTAEFTIDWRGMCALAVVMIIPALTLTYIVQKHLVGGLTSGAVKG
- a CDS encoding MaoC/PaaZ C-terminal domain-containing protein: MMEQITYFEDYEIGSSRLTSGRTITETDFIVHAGHTGDFFPHHMDAEYMKTTPFGQRIAHGTLVFSVGIGLTASIVNPVAFSYGYDRLRFIKPVFIGDTIRTRTTITAKEDDPKRPASGRVIERCKVINQRGEVVLAADHIYIVERKPA
- a CDS encoding Gfo/Idh/MocA family protein, giving the protein MTEGGFDSASLVQSWPKPSTPRPIVTFGAGSIVGDAHFPAYRKAGFPIAGLYDPDQTKANTLAAKWGVTAFRSVDEAAATKDAIFDLATPPGRHAKILKALPDGAVVLIQKPMGNYLGEATEILEICRTKKLKAAVNFQLRFAPMMLALKDAIAKGWLGEVVDFDAWLALATPWELWEFLLKAPRVEIAMHSIHYLDLIRQLLGDPKGLHAKTLGHPNHKVAQTRTSAILDYGDTVRCALSINHDHKFGRRHQACEFRISGTEGAAYLKLGLNLDYPRGEPDILEIYPKGGADWVSVPLAGEWFPDAFVGRMANVQRFAAGEDDELVSSVEDAWNTMALVEAAYKSSAAPATPIAERP